The DNA window CTCCTCCCCCTCTGTCGCCATCAGACGGCGGGCCACATCGAGAGAAGCCATCAACGGATAGGAAGGGGAACTGGATTGAAGCATACGTAACCAGCTCGCGACCCGTTCATTGTCTACCCGTAATCCTTTGAGGTGTAACATCGATGCTTGTGTCATCGCCGCTAACAGCTTATGGGTGGATTGTACCGCCGCATCCGCCCCTTCGTTTAAGGCTGAAGCAGGTAGATCCGGATGAAAGCCAAGGTGGGCACCATGTGCTTCATCCACCAACAACGGACGGTTACATGCATGACAAACCTGGGCCAATTGCCGTACCGGCTGTATATGTCCGTCATAATCAGGGGAAGTGATGAAAGCAGCCTTTGCCTCCGGGTAGCGTGAAAAAGCTTCCCGCAGCACTTCGGGGTCGAGGGAACGAGGCAAGCCCCGTTCATCTATTCCACCGCTGACGTAAATCGGTTGAACTCCCGCCAAAATGCATCCGTTCCAAACCGATTGATGGGATTCCCGCTGCACAATCAATCGGTCCCCAGGTTGACACGTTGCCAAGATGAGGGCCAGATTTCCCGCTGTGCTCCCTCCTACCAGAAAAAAAGAACGATCCGCACCAAAGCAAGCAGCCGCCAGCTGTTGCGCTTCTGCAATCGCTCCTTCCGCCTGATGAAGATCATCCAAGTTTCCCACTTCCGTCAGATCCAGGGGAAGTAACGAAGAAAAAAAAGAGGAGGCTTCCCGATCAAAAAAACGGCCACCCTTATGACCCGGCACATGAAAGTTCCCCATCGTATCTCCGGCAAACTGCGTAACCGCTTCCCACAGTGGAGCACGAAGTTGCGCCTTATCTTTTACCATATTATCTCCCACTCCCGAAAAAAGCGGCGGCTGGTTACAGCCCCCGCTCACCGGTGGTTTCCCGGTTTTTCCAAAGATTACGCATCCGAATAACATATTGGGGATAGCGTTCGTCTTCCACTTTTGTGTTAACAATATCTTGTTC is part of the Desmospora activa DSM 45169 genome and encodes:
- a CDS encoding aminotransferase class I/II-fold pyridoxal phosphate-dependent enzyme; amino-acid sequence: MVKDKAQLRAPLWEAVTQFAGDTMGNFHVPGHKGGRFFDREASSFFSSLLPLDLTEVGNLDDLHQAEGAIAEAQQLAAACFGADRSFFLVGGSTAGNLALILATCQPGDRLIVQRESHQSVWNGCILAGVQPIYVSGGIDERGLPRSLDPEVLREAFSRYPEAKAAFITSPDYDGHIQPVRQLAQVCHACNRPLLVDEAHGAHLGFHPDLPASALNEGADAAVQSTHKLLAAMTQASMLHLKGLRVDNERVASWLRMLQSSSPSYPLMASLDVARRLMATEGEEQLERLLQRLLRLRLEVNRLQSIREMPAVMERDPLKLSLMAEVRGEAVSGIRLARFLEKQNLWPELADHRRVLAVFTPGNQEAEFTRFIHALRHLDDVVTTFPRESQQIHLQTPLLADSAQPLDKIHRQAAVPVPLDEAVGLVAKVAVVPYPPGIPLILPGETISEQHVSAIRDQYQNEAKIRGLASRSPLSIFVLQ
- a CDS encoding sigma factor G inhibitor Gin, with amino-acid sequence MAESIDRISCLVCQKEQAKGIKILDEFICEDCEQDIVNTKVEDERYPQYVIRMRNLWKNRETTGERGL